One genomic window of Phalacrocorax aristotelis chromosome 23, bGulAri2.1, whole genome shotgun sequence includes the following:
- the ACE gene encoding angiotensin-converting enzyme: MPRVLGLLLGLSLAGALQPGLEPPQYNATEEGAALFASAYNSTAEIILFQSVSASWDYNTNLTAENAALQVKMSLEEQNFTEIWGKKAKELYGNIWSNFSDPQLKKIISSLQTLGPSNLPLDKREQYNTILSTMDKIYSTAKVCLANGTCWDLEPDISDIMSTSRSYKKLLYAWEGWHNAAGNPLRSKYEEFVKLSNEAYQMDGFKDTGDYWRSWYDSPSFEDDLENLYKQLEPLYLNLHAFVRRKLYDRYGPKYINLKGPIPAHLLGNMWAQQWNNIYDLMVPYPNKPNLDVTSTMVQQGWNATHMFRVSEEFFTSLGLLEMPPEFWSKSMLEKPTDGREVVCHASAWDFYNRKDFRIKQCTTVTMEQLFTVHHEMGHVQYYLQYKDQPVSFRRGANPGFHEAIGDVLALSVSTPSHLKKIGLLRSATEDAESNINFLLKTALEKVAFLPFGYLIDQWRWNVFSGRTPPNRYNYDWWYLRTKYQGICAPISRDESNFDPGAKYHIPANTPYIRYFVSFVLQFQFHKALCQAANHTGPLHTCDIYMSKEAGAKLREVLKAGSSKSWQEILFNLTGTGKMDAGALLEYFSPVTKWLQEQNNKTNEVLGWPEFDWRPPIPEGYPEGIDKIADEAQAKEFLSEYNSTAEVVWNAYTEASWAYNTNITDHNKEIMLEKNLAMSKHTLEYGMRARQFDPSDFQDQSVTRILKKLSVIERAALPENELKEYNTLLSDMETTYSVAKVCRENKTCHPLDPDLTDIMATSRDYDELLFAWKGWRDASGKKIKNQYKRYVELSNKAAMLNGYPDNGAFWRSLYETPTFQEDVERLYLQLQPLYLNLHAYVRRALYKKYGADHINLKGPIPAHLLGNMWAQSWSSIFDLVIPFPDATKVDATPAMKQQGWTPRRMFEESDHFFTSLGLIPMPQEFWAKSMIEKPTDGREVVCHASAWDFYNRKDFRIKQCTVVNMDDLITVHHEMGHVQYFLQYMNQPISFRDGANPGFHEAIGDVMALSVSTPKHLHSIKLLDQVTENIESDINYLMNMALDKIAFLPFGYLMDQWRWKVFDGRIKENEYNQQWWNLRMKYQGLCPPVPRSEDDFDPGAKFHIPANVPYIRYFVSFVIQFQFHEALCAAAKHKGPLHTCDIYQSKDAGRILGDALKLGFSKPWPEAMKLITGQPNMSAHALMSYFEPLMTWLVKENKKNGEVLGWPEYSWTPYTATPSPTISDRTDFLGLSLASNQVTAGSWVLLALALVFLITTIFLGVKFFLTRRKAFKSSSEMELK; encoded by the exons TACAACACCATCCTGAGCACCATGGACAAAATCTACTCCACGGCCAAAGTGTGCCTGGCCAATGGTACCTGCTGGGATCTGGAGCCAG ACATCTCGGACATCATGTCCACCTCCCGCAGCTACAAGAAGCTGCTCTACGCCTGGGAGGGGTGGCACAACGCCGCGGGCAACCCACTGCGCAGCAAGTATGAGGAGTTCGTGAAGTTGAGCAACGAGGCCTATCAGATGGACG GATTCAAAGACACAGGCGACTACTGGCGCTCCTGGTACGACTCACCCTCCTTTGAGGATGATCTGGAGAATCTCTACAAACAGCTGGAGCCACTCTACCTCAACCTGCATGCCTTTGTCCGGAGGAAGCTGTACGACCGCTATGGCCCCAAATACATCAACCTGAAGGGTCCCATCCCTGCTCACCTCCTGG GCAACATGTGGGCCCAGCAGTGGAACAACATCTATGATCTGATGGTCCCCTACCCCAACAAGCCCAACCTCGATGTCACAAGCACCATGGTGCAGCAG GGCTGGAATGCCACCCACATGTTCCGGGTCTCAGAGGAATTCTTCacctccctggggctgctggagaTGCCCCCTGAATTTTGGAGTAAGTCCATGCTGGAGAAGCCAACGGACGGGCGGGAGGTGGTGTGTCATGCCTCGGCCTGGGACTTCTACAACCGCAAGGACTTCAG GATCAAGCAGTGCACGACGGTGACCATGGAGCAGCTGTTCACAGTGCACCATGAGATGGGCCACGTCCAGTACTACCTGCAGTACAAGGACCAGCCCGTCTCATTCCGCAGAGGGGCCAACCCTGGCTTCCACGAGGCCATCGGCGATGTCTTGGCCCTGTCTGTCTCTACCCCGAGCCACCTCAAGAAAATCGGTCTCCTCCGCAGTGCCACTGAGGACGCAG AGAGCAACATCAACTTTCTGCTGAAGACAGCCTTGGAGAAGGTCGCCTTCCTGCCCTTCGGCTACCTCATTGACCAGTGGCGCTGGAACGTGTTCAGTGGCCGCACCCCCCCGAACCGTTACAACTACGACTGGTGGTATCTGAG AACCAAATACCAGGGTATCTGTGCTCCGATTTCGAGGGATGAAAGCAACTTTGACCCTGGAGCAAAGTACCACATCCCTGCAAACACCCCTTACATCAG GTACTTTGTGAGCTTCGTCCTCCAGTTCCAGTTCCACAAGGCACTGTGCCAGGCAGCCAACCACACCGGTCCCCTGCACACCTGTGACATCTACATGTCCAAAGAAGCTGGAGCCAAACTCAG GGAAGTGTTGAAAGCTGGGTCTTCGAAGTCGTGGCAGGAAATCCTGTTCAACCTCACTGGCACGGGTAAGATGGACGCTGGGGCCCTCCTGGAGTACTTCAGCCCCGTCACCaagtggctgcaggagcagaacaACAAGACCAATGAGGTGCTGGGCTGGCCTGAGTTTGACTGGCGTCCCCCTATCCCTGAAGGCTACCCTGAAGGCATTG ACAAAATAGCAGATGAAGCACAAGCTAAAGAGTTCTTGTCTGAGTACAACAGCACAGCTGAGGTAGTGTGGAACGCCTACACTGAGGCATCCTGGGCCTACAACACCAACATCACCGACCACAACAAGGAGATCATG CTGGAGAAGAACTTGGCCATGTCCAAGCACACCCTTGAGTATGGCATGAGGGCCAGGCAGTTCGACCCCTCCGACTTCCAGGACCAAAGTGTCACGCGCATCCTCAAGAAGCTGAGTGTCATTGagagggcagccctgcctgagAATGAGCTGAAGGAG TACAACACCCTCCTGTCAGATATGGAGACCACGTACAGTGTAGCCAAGGTCTGCAGAGAGAACAAAACCTGTCACCCTCTGGATCCTG ACCTCACAGACATCATGGCCACCTCACGGGACTATGACGAGCTCCTCTTTGCCTGGAAGGGCTGGCGGGATGCTTCTGGGAAGAAGATCAAGAACCAGTACAAGCGATATGTGGAACTGAGCAACAAGGCAGCCATGCTCAATG GCTATCCAGACAATGGGGCCTTCTGGAGATCCCTGTATGAGACACCCACCTTCCAGGAAGATGTGGAGAGGTTgtacctgcagctgcagcccctgtACCTCAACCTGCATGCCTACGTACGCCGAGCCCTGTACAAAAAGTATGGGGCAGACCACATAAACCTGAAGGGTCCCATCCCTGCTCACCTGCTAG GCAACATGTGGGCCCAGTCATGGTCCAGCATTTTTGACCTGGTGATACCTTTCCCGGATGCCACCAAGGTGGATGCCACCCCAGCCATGAAACAACAG GGCTGGACACCCAGGAGGATGTTTGAAGAGTCGGACCATTTCTTTACTTCTCTGGGCCTCATCCCCATGCCGCAGGAGTTCTGGGCCAAGTCCATGATAGAGAAGCCAACAGATGGGCGGGAGGTGGTGTGTCACGCCTCAGCCTGGGACTTCTACAACCGCAAGGACTTCAG GATCAAGCAGTGCACCGTGGTGAACATGGACGACCTAATCACGGTGCACCATGAGATGGGCCACGTCCAGTACTTCCTGCAGTACATGAACCAGCCCATCTCTTTCCGCGATGGGGCCAACCCTGGCTTCCACGAGGCCATTGGGGATGTCATGGCCTTGTCCGTCTCTACCCCCAAACACCTGCACAGCATCAAACTGCTGGACCAAGTCACAGAAAACATAG AAAGTGACATTAACTACCTGATGAACATGGCCTTGGACAAAATCGCCTTCCTGCCCTTCGGGTACCTCATGGATCAGTGGCGCTGGAAGGTGTTTGATGGGCGGATCAAGGAGAATGAGTACAACCAGCAGTGGTGGAATCTCAG GATGAAGTACCAGGGCTTGTGCCCACCAGTGCCAAGGTCTGAAGATGACTTCGACCCTGGGGCAAAGTTTCACATCCCTGCCAATGTCCCTTACATCAG gtACTTTGTCAGCTTTGTGATCCAGTTCCAGTTCCACGAGGCACTCTGTGCAGCAGCCAAGCACAAGGGTCCTCTGCACACATGTGACATCTACCAGTCCAAGGACGCTGGGAGGATCTTGGG GGATGCCCTGAAGCTGGGTTTCAGCAAGCCATGGCCCGAAGCCATGAAGCTCATCACGGGGCAGCCCAACATGTCAGCACATGCCCTGATGAGCTACTTTGAGCCACTCATGACATGGCTGGTGAAGGAGAACAAGAAGAATGGAGAGGTCCTGGGCTGGCCCGAGTACAGCTGGACTCCTTACACAG ccACTCCAAGCCCAACCATCTCTGATCGAACTGATTTCCTGGGCTTGTCCCTGGCCAGCAATCAAGTCACAGCGGGCAGCTGGGTCCTGCTTGCCCTGGCACTTGTCTTCCTGATCACCACCATCTTCTTGGGCGTCAAGTTCTTTTTAACCAGGAGGAAGGCCTTCAAATCCAGCTCAGAAATGGAACTGAAATAA